A segment of the Microbacterium luteolum genome:
AACAGCCATCACGTCGGAGACCGGATGCACGCGCTCGGGATCGACGGTCCAGCCGTACTCCTCGCGCATCCAATCGGACGTCGCCTCGCCGAGCTCCGCAGCCACCGGCGGCGACAGGTAGCCGAGGTTCTCCTCGTCGATGGCCCGATGCATCGCCGCGGCGATCTCGGGGGCGATCCCGAAGTCCATCTCCGCCACCCAGGCGCCGATCCGGCCGGGATGCAGGCTCCACTTGCGGCTGTGCGGCCGGTCGAGGTGCAGGCGCGTACGCGCGTCGAACGGATGCGACGGGAGGGGCGGACAGTCCTCGCTCATCTGCCCCAACATACGGACGAACCGGGTTCGATGCATGCCGCGTTTCCGCGCATGACGCGAACGCGGATCGAACTCGTGCCGCTCAGCTGCCCTTGCCGGACTCCGACCGGCGGCTCCCAGCTTCCAGCACGTCGCCGGACGGGAGCTCCTGGTGCCCGCCGAACTGCAGCCGCATGGCCGACAGCACCTGGTTGGCGAAGCGATCCTCGTCGCGCGACGCGAAGCGCTCGAAGAGGGATGCCGCGAGCACCGGCACCGGCACGCCCACGTCGACGGCCGCCTTGACCGTCCAACGTCCTTCGCCGGAATCCGACACGCGCCCGGCCAGGCCGTCGAGGGTCGGGTTCTGGTTCAGCGCCGCCGCGGTGAGGTCGAGCAGCCATGACGAGACGACGGATCCGCGCCGCCAGAGCTCCGAGACCTTGGCGGTGTCGATCGGGAACTGGTAGAACTCCGGCTCCTCGAGCGGGGCGATCTCGGCGGAGTGCTGGGCCTCGCGGATGCCGGCATCCGCGTTCTCGAGCAGGTTGAGACCCTCGGCGAGCGCCGCCATGATCCCGTACTCGATGCCGTTGTGCACCATCTTCACGAAGTGCCCGGCACCCGAGGGACCGCAGTGCAGGAAGCCCTGCTCCTCGGGAGCGAAGTCGCCGCTGCGTCCGGGCGTGCGCTCGATCTCACCGGGACCCGGCGCGATCGTGCGGAAGATCGGCTCGAGGCGCTGCACCGCGGCATCCGGTCCGCCGACCATCAGGCAGTAGCCGCGCTCCAGCCCGAAGACGCCGCCGCTGGTGCCG
Coding sequences within it:
- the gnd gene encoding phosphogluconate dehydrogenase (NAD(+)-dependent, decarboxylating), whose translation is MQLAMIGLGRMGANIVRRLMRQGHDCVVYDVNAEAVQALVAEGAVGADSIPDLVSKLQVPRAVWMMVPASLTGQVADEVAAVLEPGDALIDGGNSNYRDDVRRAAVFRESGIDYLDVGTSGGVFGLERGYCLMVGGPDAAVQRLEPIFRTIAPGPGEIERTPGRSGDFAPEEQGFLHCGPSGAGHFVKMVHNGIEYGIMAALAEGLNLLENADAGIREAQHSAEIAPLEEPEFYQFPIDTAKVSELWRRGSVVSSWLLDLTAAALNQNPTLDGLAGRVSDSGEGRWTVKAAVDVGVPVPVLAASLFERFASRDEDRFANQVLSAMRLQFGGHQELPSGDVLEAGSRRSESGKGS